DNA from Campylobacter concisus:
TAACATAGCTTTGATCTGTTTTTAGCCACGCTATGACCACATCAACGGCTCCACACGCCTTTAGACCTGCGACAAAGACGCCAGCTGCGATGATGATACCGATAACATCAGCGTAAGCGTGACCCATGCCGTTAAAGAACTCTTTTGTGATCTTTTGTGGGTTTGTAAGCGTAGCAAAGATAGCTATGATAGCACCAAGTATCATCGCCTCAGCAACGCCCATCTTTGTCCATGCCAAAAAGCTATAGTCTTTTGCTAGGCTTGTTCCGCCAATAACTAAGATGACAAGCGGGACAAGTGGCATAAGAGCGTAGATCAAATTTACCTTAAACGCTGACTTCTCTTCGCTAGTTGCGCCATTTTCAAGAGTGAAATTTGTACCTTTTTGATAGTCTTTAAAGAGCAAGGCAACGATAGTTAGCATGATAACTACGATAGCAAGAGCTGTAAATGCACTAGGAATTTGCACTTTTATGATGTCTTGAACTGTGTAGCCCTCAACCGTCTTTTTAACAAGGTCAGCCACATATATGTTGTGCGCAGAGCCTGGGCTTAGAACTGAGCCAAATGTACCTGCAAAAACAGCCGCACCAGCCATCGCAGGGCGAACGCCTGATGCCATTAGAAGTGGTATGAGCGTCGCACCAACAGCAGCCGAGCAGCCAGCAGCTGAAGGGATAGCGATATTTATAAAGTAAGTTAGCACGGTTGTTACAGGGATCAAGATAAATCCCACGTTTTTAAGTG
Protein-coding regions in this window:
- the dcuC gene encoding C4-dicarboxylate transporter DcuC, with the protein product MDSFKLIAAILGIVAVVALLVLKKETRTVLIGVGLVLCIIALKPMGALSAFTDYMTKAGLIKAICASMGFAFVMKYTMCDKHLVALLTKPLKNVGFILIPVTTVLTYFINIAIPSAAGCSAAVGATLIPLLMASGVRPAMAGAAVFAGTFGSVLSPGSAHNIYVADLVKKTVEGYTVQDIIKVQIPSAFTALAIVVIMLTIVALLFKDYQKGTNFTLENGATSEEKSAFKVNLIYALMPLVPLVILVIGGTSLAKDYSFLAWTKMGVAEAMILGAIIAIFATLTNPQKITKEFFNGMGHAYADVIGIIIAAGVFVAGLKACGAVDVVIAWLKTDQSYVKFGGTFVPFIMGIVTGSGDAATFAFNEAVTTNAAALGFEQDKLGMAAAIAGSLGRSASPIAGAAIVCAGIAMVSPVELAKRTFLGMFLSVVAIAFFVI